One part of the Marispirochaeta sp. genome encodes these proteins:
- a CDS encoding acetate kinase, whose protein sequence is MHTILVINCGSSSIKYEVYRMPDRESIGKGLIERIGQDIGYICQKRPDGKTYELKVPMPDHKTAMEHLKNALTDKEAGLVSSMAEIHGVGHRVVHGGEEYSNSVPIDEKVIAAIDKNIELAPLHNPANLIGIRQAMAQLPDITQVAVFDTAFHQTLAPAAYLYGLPRELYNKYRIRRYGFHGTSHRFVSGEAIKLMKRHPSNTNVISCHLGNGASITAIANGKSMDTSMGFTPLEGVVMGTRSGDLDPQILFYLMERGYSKEDLNRILNKESGMLGLSGVSNDMRDIEEAASTGNQQAQEALDVYAYRIRKYIGAFAANMVRTDILVFTGGIGENSVRMRERICHRLESLGIILDDEKNRKNGNSQGIISADYSKTAICVVPTNEELQIAADTYEIIQPQENP, encoded by the coding sequence ATGCACACTATTCTTGTAATCAATTGCGGCAGTTCTTCCATCAAATATGAGGTCTATCGTATGCCGGACAGGGAAAGCATCGGAAAGGGTCTCATTGAGCGGATCGGGCAGGACATTGGATACATCTGCCAAAAGAGGCCCGATGGGAAAACGTACGAGCTGAAAGTTCCTATGCCTGATCACAAGACAGCAATGGAACATCTGAAGAACGCCCTTACTGACAAGGAAGCAGGTCTCGTCTCCTCCATGGCTGAGATCCACGGTGTGGGACACCGGGTAGTGCACGGCGGAGAGGAGTACTCAAACTCAGTCCCCATCGATGAAAAGGTTATAGCCGCCATCGACAAGAACATCGAGCTTGCTCCGCTGCACAATCCTGCCAACCTTATCGGCATCCGTCAGGCCATGGCCCAGCTGCCGGACATCACCCAGGTGGCGGTTTTTGATACCGCCTTTCATCAGACCCTTGCTCCTGCGGCCTATCTCTACGGCCTTCCCCGGGAGTTGTACAACAAATACCGCATACGCCGGTATGGGTTTCACGGAACCAGTCACCGTTTTGTATCCGGGGAGGCCATAAAACTGATGAAGCGGCATCCCTCGAATACCAATGTTATCTCCTGCCATCTGGGTAACGGGGCTTCCATAACCGCCATTGCCAACGGAAAATCCATGGACACCTCCATGGGATTTACCCCCCTGGAAGGGGTAGTCATGGGTACCAGATCCGGAGACCTGGATCCGCAGATTCTTTTTTACCTGATGGAGCGGGGCTATTCAAAGGAAGATTTAAATCGGATTCTCAACAAGGAGAGCGGCATGCTGGGCCTTTCGGGTGTATCCAATGATATGCGGGATATCGAAGAGGCAGCATCGACGGGTAACCAGCAGGCGCAGGAAGCCCTGGATGTTTATGCCTACCGTATCCGGAAGTATATCGGCGCTTTTGCTGCCAACATGGTGCGGACGGACATTCTTGTTTTTACGGGCGGGATCGGCGAGAATTCAGTCAGAATGCGGGAGAGAATCTGCCATCGGCTGGAAAGCCTTGGAATTATCCTGGACGATGAAAAAAACCGGAAGAACGGTAACAGCCAGGGAATCATTTCCGCGGACTACTCAAAAACAGCAATTTGCGTTGTTCCAACCAATGAAGAACTGCAGATAGCCGCGGATACCTACGAGATTATACAGCCTCAGGAGAATCCCTGA
- the mgtE gene encoding magnesium transporter: MRDLNEILSEQPHTPAQLNELLAGIPLAELIDQWDSLNDDQKKEVFHALDREDKGDLLISLPAPEQAVLTEIIGDGDFKDLLRDMEPDDLVDFIQAASSDVRKTLWRKLDPESKRESLYLLRFDEDDAAGLMTPRFLAVQSHSSVSQALHFLRRNAKKVEMVYYIYVVDKERRLQGVCSLKDILTAPDDAVIENIMKREIIAVREDTDQEEVAKILETYDVMALPVVNSQNALLGIITFDDIIDVIREEQTEDVYKMGAMEGGLDRYLDSSITALVKKRVPWLIILLLVGTITTNVVHHYESLVIGAAFLFVFMPVITQTGGNTGSQSSTLMIRGLATGEIHFRDIGTIMLKEILVGFIMGIVTGGVIILRSYLLPPGIPLFDALVIGVSLTFVVIFSTIIGALAPLIIHRMGFDPTVMSAPLMATVIDVCGLTIYFETARIFLGL, from the coding sequence ATGCGGGATCTGAACGAAATACTCTCTGAACAGCCCCATACCCCTGCGCAGCTTAACGAGCTTCTTGCCGGTATCCCCCTGGCCGAGCTGATTGACCAGTGGGACAGTCTGAACGATGATCAGAAAAAAGAAGTCTTTCATGCCCTTGACCGTGAAGACAAAGGAGACCTGCTGATCTCGCTGCCGGCACCGGAACAGGCCGTCCTGACGGAGATAATCGGCGACGGGGACTTCAAGGACCTGCTGCGGGACATGGAACCCGACGATCTGGTGGACTTTATCCAGGCCGCGTCGTCAGATGTTCGAAAAACCCTCTGGCGAAAACTGGATCCCGAATCCAAACGGGAGAGTCTCTATCTGCTGCGTTTCGACGAAGACGACGCCGCAGGTCTCATGACTCCCCGCTTCCTGGCAGTGCAGTCACACAGCAGCGTCTCCCAGGCCCTCCATTTCTTACGGCGTAACGCCAAGAAAGTGGAAATGGTTTACTACATTTACGTTGTGGATAAAGAACGGCGGCTCCAGGGGGTCTGCTCGTTAAAAGACATCCTTACCGCCCCGGACGATGCTGTCATAGAAAACATCATGAAACGGGAAATAATCGCCGTCAGGGAAGACACGGACCAGGAGGAGGTCGCAAAAATCCTGGAAACCTATGATGTTATGGCCCTGCCTGTTGTCAACAGCCAGAACGCCCTGCTGGGTATCATCACCTTCGATGACATCATCGATGTCATACGGGAAGAGCAGACCGAGGACGTCTACAAGATGGGGGCCATGGAGGGGGGTCTCGACCGGTACCTGGACAGCTCCATAACGGCTCTGGTAAAGAAGAGGGTACCCTGGCTCATTATTCTGCTTCTGGTGGGGACCATAACCACCAACGTGGTCCATCACTACGAATCCCTGGTAATCGGCGCTGCTTTTCTCTTTGTCTTTATGCCGGTGATAACCCAGACCGGGGGTAACACGGGAAGCCAATCATCGACCCTCATGATTCGGGGTCTCGCCACGGGAGAAATTCATTTTCGCGATATCGGGACGATTATGCTCAAGGAGATCCTGGTAGGGTTTATCATGGGCATAGTAACAGGAGGGGTAATAATTCTGCGCAGTTACCTTCTCCCGCCGGGAATTCCCCTGTTCGATGCCCTGGTAATCGGGGTCAGCCTTACATTTGTGGTAATATTCTCCACTATTATCGGGGCCCTGGCACCCCTTATTATTCACCGTATGGGTTTTGACCCTACGGTAATGTCAGCCCCCCTTATGGCCACGGTTATAGATGTTTGCGGCCTGACCATATATTTTGAAACTGCCCGAATTTTTCTGGGCTTGTAA
- the murB gene encoding UDP-N-acetylmuramate dehydrogenase — MNNVRHSAERINIEGSINFDVPMIPYTTFRVGGPAEIFVQPKNWQDVHKARKWAAEERLSFFLLGGGANILVADRGVPGVVVHTAGLEKVSVDGTSVSAEAGAEISGVAEAAASAGLTGLEFIYRMPGSVGGAVWMNARCYGVSLSERLEWVDLLEPDGTYSRYQPKKEDFAYKRSPFQEGGGIITRAGFILKPGKADEIRSLMEEHRSDREDKGHFRYPSAGSVFKNNRAFGMPSGKLIDMAGLKGTRIGGAMIAPFHGNIIVNSGFATASDILSLIELAEEKVYTLFGFKLEREVLLVGAWNLEGGTACGI; from the coding sequence ATGAATAATGTACGCCATTCAGCGGAAAGAATCAACATCGAGGGATCTATCAACTTTGACGTACCCATGATCCCGTATACTACCTTTCGGGTCGGCGGCCCGGCGGAGATTTTCGTGCAGCCGAAAAACTGGCAGGATGTTCACAAGGCCAGGAAGTGGGCTGCCGAAGAGAGACTTTCCTTTTTTCTGCTTGGCGGCGGAGCAAACATACTGGTAGCCGACAGGGGAGTACCCGGGGTTGTGGTACATACCGCCGGTCTTGAGAAAGTCAGCGTTGACGGCACATCTGTAAGTGCGGAAGCGGGAGCGGAAATATCCGGCGTGGCAGAGGCCGCGGCCAGTGCCGGGCTTACAGGATTGGAGTTCATCTATCGTATGCCCGGAAGCGTCGGCGGAGCCGTATGGATGAACGCCCGCTGCTACGGGGTATCTTTGAGCGAACGCCTTGAATGGGTGGACCTTCTTGAACCGGACGGTACGTATAGCCGTTACCAGCCGAAGAAGGAGGACTTTGCCTACAAGCGCTCTCCCTTTCAGGAAGGGGGGGGTATAATTACCCGGGCGGGGTTCATCCTGAAGCCGGGCAAAGCCGATGAGATCCGGTCGCTCATGGAAGAACACCGAAGCGACAGAGAGGACAAGGGACATTTCCGGTATCCAAGTGCAGGCTCGGTCTTCAAGAATAACCGGGCCTTTGGCATGCCCTCGGGCAAACTCATAGATATGGCAGGACTCAAGGGAACACGCATTGGAGGGGCCATGATTGCCCCCTTTCATGGTAATATTATAGTGAATAGCGGCTTCGCCACGGCCTCTGATATTCTTTCTTTGATTGAGCTGGCAGAAGAAAAGGTATACACGCTCTTTGGTTTCAAACTTGAACGAGAGGTCCTTCTGGTGGGAGCCTGGAACCTCGAGGGAGGCACAGCATGCGGGATCTGA
- the cysS gene encoding cysteine--tRNA ligase, which translates to MALQFFNSYTRTLEEFTPRNDKTVSFYACGPTVYNYAHIGNLRAYVFEDVLRRTLEYLGYSVTHVMNITDVGHLTDNADEGEDKIVKRSRESGESVWDIARFYTDAFFQDTDRLNIYRPSIACAATEHVDDMIALIKRLEEKGYTYTAGGNVYFDTSKFADYGKMALLDRQEQQAGARVDVDRNKRHPRDFVLWFTQSKFENHIMLWDSPWGRGYPGWHIECSAMSMKYLGEQFDIHCGGIDHIPVHHTNEIAQSEAATGKQWVRYWLHNEFLLVDSGKMSKSKGGFLTLQSLIDEGYDPLDYRYFLLGAHYRTQLRFSFENLKGARSARLSLEDKLKELLSAGESPLDITELTEKSRNYRESFHRDLEADLNTPRALATVWTVLKDKELAAGEVLALLYDFDHVLGLRLSEIETPGKYQLSEEEKTLLEERNAARKEKNFTRADEIRDYFSRKGLVLKDTPDGTVVNPAGV; encoded by the coding sequence ATGGCGCTTCAATTTTTCAACTCCTATACACGTACCCTGGAAGAGTTTACACCACGGAATGACAAAACCGTCTCTTTTTACGCCTGCGGCCCCACAGTATACAACTATGCCCATATCGGGAATCTCCGTGCATACGTGTTCGAGGATGTGCTTCGTCGTACCCTGGAATACCTGGGATACAGCGTCACGCATGTGATGAACATTACCGATGTCGGTCACCTGACCGATAACGCGGATGAAGGGGAAGACAAAATTGTCAAGCGTTCCCGGGAAAGCGGAGAAAGTGTGTGGGATATTGCCCGCTTTTACACCGACGCCTTTTTTCAGGATACTGACCGGCTCAATATTTACCGTCCTTCCATTGCCTGTGCCGCGACCGAGCATGTTGATGACATGATTGCTCTTATAAAGCGGCTGGAGGAAAAGGGCTATACCTATACCGCCGGGGGCAACGTCTATTTTGATACCTCAAAATTCGCCGATTATGGAAAAATGGCCCTGCTTGACCGGCAGGAGCAGCAGGCCGGTGCCCGGGTAGATGTTGACCGGAACAAGCGTCATCCCCGGGACTTTGTGCTCTGGTTTACCCAGTCAAAGTTTGAAAACCATATCATGCTGTGGGATTCACCCTGGGGGCGGGGATACCCGGGCTGGCATATAGAGTGTTCTGCCATGAGCATGAAGTATCTTGGTGAACAGTTCGATATTCATTGCGGCGGTATCGACCACATTCCTGTGCATCATACCAATGAAATAGCCCAGTCAGAGGCTGCTACAGGAAAGCAGTGGGTACGGTACTGGCTCCACAACGAGTTCCTGCTGGTGGACTCCGGAAAAATGTCCAAGTCAAAAGGGGGATTCCTTACCCTCCAGTCTCTTATAGACGAAGGTTACGATCCCCTGGATTACCGCTATTTCCTTCTTGGTGCCCATTACCGCACGCAGCTGCGCTTCTCTTTCGAAAACCTGAAAGGGGCCCGTTCCGCCCGGCTCTCTCTGGAAGATAAGCTCAAGGAGCTGTTAAGCGCCGGAGAATCTCCTCTTGATATCACGGAGCTCACCGAAAAGAGCCGGAACTATCGGGAAAGCTTTCACAGAGATCTCGAAGCTGATCTGAACACACCCCGGGCACTGGCCACCGTATGGACGGTTCTGAAAGACAAAGAGCTTGCTGCCGGTGAAGTGCTGGCCCTTTTATACGATTTTGACCACGTTTTGGGGCTCAGGCTTTCAGAAATTGAGACTCCTGGTAAATATCAGCTTTCAGAGGAGGAAAAGACTCTTCTCGAAGAACGCAACGCCGCCCGAAAAGAGAAGAATTTTACCAGGGCGGATGAGATCCGTGACTATTTTTCCCGTAAAGGGCTTGTTCTTAAGGATACCCCGGACGGTACGGTGGTGAATCCTGCAGGGGTGTAA
- a CDS encoding RNA polymerase sigma factor codes for MSHEPHHAESFERVYKDVFPVLFRVAYHITGDKNATEDLCQEAFIRYFNRAAPLKTIDDAKYWLIRVVKNLSFNYQKRKGREQKANIKVFNEPQPRMPDGEEEFMRGETSRMVREALEKLPPRLRSPIILKEYGGLSYKEIGKILRITEGNVKVRVFRARNQLQQYLDQEGIDVS; via the coding sequence ATGAGTCATGAACCGCACCACGCCGAATCTTTCGAGCGGGTATACAAAGATGTTTTTCCCGTTCTTTTTCGGGTGGCGTATCATATAACAGGTGATAAGAATGCCACGGAAGATTTGTGCCAGGAAGCTTTTATTCGTTATTTTAACCGGGCGGCTCCCTTAAAAACGATAGATGATGCAAAATACTGGCTTATTCGGGTTGTTAAAAATCTCAGCTTCAATTATCAGAAGCGAAAAGGTCGGGAGCAGAAAGCCAATATCAAGGTCTTTAATGAGCCCCAGCCACGAATGCCCGATGGGGAAGAAGAGTTCATGCGGGGAGAGACATCCCGTATGGTCAGGGAGGCCCTGGAAAAACTTCCTCCTCGCCTGCGTTCTCCCATCATTCTCAAGGAGTACGGTGGATTGAGTTATAAAGAAATTGGAAAGATCTTGCGTATTACCGAAGGAAACGTAAAGGTCCGGGTCTTTCGGGCCCGGAATCAACTGCAGCAGTATCTGGATCAGGAGGGAATTGATGTGTCCTGA
- a CDS encoding transglutaminase domain-containing protein, with protein MAVSTPLKKLFKDQRSIPIVFLLLLVGLYVFSSQMIERSPRIESITPEVGAPGKVLVISGEHFGSERNGSGVIFAGTRPNSTSYMEWTDSRISVRIPEDVGSGKLYVRIGNKTSNSILFTNSQHIPKQLSGPAAPGMPYIASLDNAGGPIGSVVSIRGLNFGSEQGSGRVYFSSTIAENDEGREYIDRGIVCSLADFDYESWEDQTIRVRVPDNAISGSIRVVTDRGVSNALYFEVTDLAGDRILREKRGYQITYTVEIEEVDASPGNSLNLWIPNVMSSPTQGNLEAVRDPIPLWEDFNGVARYRLQELEPWRRYTVSVTYWLDRTALETRIVPSRISMEYDRNWRMYRVYTSPDSYVPSGTQEVETMAARATGREGNPYLKARSIFRVLIRDFAPSSKGNTSVSRLLETRQGDSFDYARLYTAMLRASGVPARIISGCYIFADSTTSVHYWVEFYVPGFGWVPSDPFVGDTGYGDDIEVEDPADYYFGNVDNRRIAFSRGIIELRPTDPTSRLNVKTRIYSLQTIHEEAVGNISSYQSRWYPVRVIDRW; from the coding sequence GTGGCCGTATCTACACCTCTGAAAAAATTGTTTAAGGACCAGCGTAGTATTCCGATTGTCTTTCTGTTGCTCCTGGTTGGTCTGTATGTCTTTTCATCCCAGATGATCGAACGGTCTCCGCGAATCGAGAGTATCACACCCGAAGTAGGCGCTCCGGGAAAAGTCCTTGTTATAAGCGGCGAGCACTTCGGATCCGAACGCAATGGATCCGGGGTTATCTTTGCAGGAACACGCCCGAACTCTACCTCCTACATGGAATGGACCGATTCCAGAATAAGTGTTCGCATTCCTGAGGATGTAGGCTCCGGTAAACTGTATGTCAGAATCGGCAATAAAACGAGTAATTCGATTCTTTTTACAAACAGCCAGCATATTCCAAAGCAGCTGTCCGGTCCTGCGGCTCCCGGGATGCCCTACATTGCCTCTCTTGATAATGCCGGCGGGCCAATAGGTTCGGTGGTAAGTATCCGGGGATTGAACTTTGGTTCTGAGCAGGGAAGCGGCAGAGTCTATTTTTCCTCTACCATCGCCGAAAACGACGAGGGCCGGGAGTACATTGACCGCGGTATTGTATGCAGCCTCGCGGATTTCGACTATGAGAGTTGGGAAGACCAGACAATACGGGTGCGGGTTCCCGACAACGCGATCTCTGGCAGCATCCGGGTGGTAACCGATCGCGGTGTCAGCAACGCCCTCTATTTTGAGGTAACCGATTTAGCGGGGGACCGTATTCTTCGCGAGAAGAGAGGCTATCAGATAACCTACACCGTGGAAATCGAAGAGGTTGATGCCTCTCCCGGAAACTCGTTAAATCTCTGGATCCCGAACGTAATGAGTTCTCCGACCCAGGGCAATCTGGAGGCCGTACGGGACCCGATTCCCCTTTGGGAAGATTTTAACGGCGTAGCCAGGTATCGCTTGCAGGAGCTCGAACCCTGGAGACGATATACCGTTTCCGTCACCTACTGGCTGGACAGGACCGCCCTGGAAACCAGGATTGTTCCATCACGAATAAGTATGGAATATGACCGAAACTGGCGGATGTACCGGGTCTATACCTCCCCTGATTCCTATGTCCCTTCGGGAACACAGGAAGTGGAAACCATGGCTGCCAGGGCGACAGGCAGGGAAGGGAATCCGTATCTGAAGGCGCGGAGTATTTTCCGGGTGCTCATTCGTGATTTTGCGCCCTCATCCAAAGGCAACACTTCGGTTTCCCGGTTACTGGAAACCAGACAGGGAGATTCCTTTGATTATGCCCGGCTGTATACAGCCATGCTGCGGGCCTCGGGAGTTCCTGCCCGTATTATCAGTGGCTGTTATATATTTGCCGACAGTACGACTTCGGTTCATTACTGGGTGGAGTTCTATGTCCCTGGTTTTGGATGGGTACCTTCGGATCCCTTTGTAGGGGATACCGGTTATGGAGATGACATTGAGGTGGAAGACCCGGCTGATTACTACTTTGGAAATGTGGATAACCGGAGAATCGCTTTTTCCCGTGGTATTATTGAACTGAGACCCACTGATCCAACCAGCAGGTTGAATGTAAAGACCCGGATATACAGCCTGCAGACCATCCACGAGGAGGCAGTTGGGAACATATCTTCCTATCAGAGCCGATGGTATCCGGTCAGGGTGATTGATCGCTGGTAG
- a CDS encoding cyclic nucleotide-binding domain-containing protein encodes MNNPLQLSLVNFKKGAYIIVEGKQKADCFYIIRSGKVSISKEVEVVEEEGGNLLAPGDFFGVVSTMSSHSHIETAQAITDVTLIAVRREQYGLLIERNAPVAMKIIQQFSKKMRYLDAALARLTLKSGDSEDIAHLFRVAEYYARQSQYNLAYYAYYQYIANSPNGTNVNLAKERMAKIKPYAKVVYLDTQAEEFTRSYPKNTMIFSEAQPGKEMYIIQKGSVKITKIQNDNEVMLALLKAGDMFGEMSLLEDKPRSASAIAHEDTVLMAVNKANFTRMVSNQPQLIAKLTQILSDRIWFIYKQLANTQLSDPVGRLYDALLIQLEKLKIPISSEAYTFDIGPKELGNMVGLPKEELNLVLQKLFENSKVKIVDNHVYVSDIEEIEKQAKYYRKMEKIEKARRQGSMNPRK; translated from the coding sequence ATGAATAATCCTTTACAGCTGTCGCTGGTCAACTTTAAAAAAGGAGCCTATATAATTGTTGAAGGGAAGCAGAAGGCCGACTGTTTCTATATTATCCGCTCAGGTAAAGTAAGTATCAGCAAAGAGGTCGAGGTCGTCGAAGAGGAAGGGGGTAACCTCCTTGCTCCGGGAGACTTTTTCGGTGTTGTTTCGACGATGTCATCTCACAGCCACATTGAGACCGCGCAGGCCATTACAGATGTTACTCTGATCGCTGTTCGCAGGGAGCAGTACGGTCTTCTGATCGAGCGGAACGCTCCAGTGGCCATGAAGATTATTCAGCAGTTTTCCAAAAAGATGCGCTACCTTGATGCCGCCCTGGCCCGGCTTACTCTGAAGAGCGGTGATTCCGAGGACATCGCTCATCTTTTCCGGGTTGCCGAGTACTACGCCCGTCAGAGCCAATACAATCTGGCCTACTATGCCTATTATCAGTATATAGCTAATTCTCCTAACGGAACGAATGTTAACCTGGCTAAAGAACGTATGGCCAAGATAAAGCCTTACGCCAAGGTGGTGTATCTGGACACTCAGGCGGAGGAATTTACCCGCAGCTATCCGAAGAATACCATGATCTTTTCCGAGGCCCAGCCCGGAAAGGAGATGTACATTATTCAGAAGGGCAGTGTAAAGATTACAAAGATCCAGAACGACAACGAGGTAATGCTCGCCCTGCTCAAGGCCGGAGATATGTTCGGTGAAATGTCCCTGCTCGAGGATAAGCCCCGCTCGGCCTCGGCTATAGCCCATGAGGATACGGTCCTTATGGCTGTGAACAAGGCAAACTTTACCCGTATGGTCTCTAACCAGCCTCAGCTGATTGCGAAACTGACACAGATTCTCTCTGATCGTATCTGGTTTATCTATAAACAGCTTGCCAATACACAGCTCTCCGATCCTGTCGGAAGACTCTATGATGCCCTGCTGATTCAGCTGGAAAAGCTGAAAATTCCGATTTCTTCTGAAGCCTACACCTTCGATATAGGCCCCAAAGAGCTCGGCAACATGGTCGGGCTCCCCAAAGAGGAGCTTAATCTTGTTCTTCAAAAGCTGTTTGAGAATTCAAAGGTAAAAATCGTGGATAATCATGTCTACGTTTCTGATATAGAAGAGATTGAGAAGCAGGCAAAGTACTATCGCAAAATGGAGAAGATCGAGAAAGCCCGGCGGCAGGGATCCATGAATCCGCGAAAATAG